The following proteins are co-located in the Anas platyrhynchos isolate ZD024472 breed Pekin duck chromosome 1, IASCAAS_PekinDuck_T2T, whole genome shotgun sequence genome:
- the USF3 gene encoding basic helix-loop-helix domain-containing protein USF3 isoform X1, protein MVPAVGAPPPSPPSPPALFSETMPEMTENETPTKKQHRKKNRETHNAVERHRKKKINAGINRIGELIPCSPALKQSKNMILDQAFKYITEMKRQNDELLLNGGNNEQAEEIKKLRKQLDELQKENGRYIELLKANDICLYDDPTIHWKGNLKNAKVSVVIPGDQVQKNIIVYSNGSQPNGNNQGASVQGITFNVSHNLQKQTANVVPVQRTCNLVTPVTISGIYPAENKPRSQSTVSPLAPAQPVPAGNVLELSTLENEQGVLVTATSQSTSQSGTEQELQRSLSNTSQNDQNLSKSKNDEGCPKLMKKTLLQGISLPSSASTEASQVQQVNATCSKTPSSRNEFQEGCVISTSDTACVPSVRLSSTDSFSSVNVLKSTDLVSSAAMPMTSAAEGIKAVTAISTLPASPLENCWSFSGSTGVGTSDLKNMSSLTRMPSAGNTQTTWTTLQLAGNTVQPLSQTPSSVMTALLNEPGNSTGTVSPAHSRPLTTSISLSTSLPGDVQAAEQIVVTLPSCPSLPMQPLISQPQVKTQAAGNILPLNSAMQVIQMAQPVASAVTGAPANQNVIILQPPNTTPCPPIVRAEVPSQNVSQQIVIIQAASQNPLPLLSAQPSASVRVPMNGPTAIANSSNSVQNAPLPQTFGGKHLVHILPRPSSLPSSSSTQTFSVTMSNQQHPQTISLNGQLFALQPVMSSSGAANQAPMQIIQPTTSEDPNTNVALNTFGALANLNQSISQMAGQSCLHLSLSHPANPTTVHNQIATVNCVSLPTSVASAISAEGSVLASASNSINTSPKKAAAGLPANTKSKRTNKKPSTKKPVAANSKVSCPAIPCKDAGKVDCPPAETAAKLANSEGLPETVPAASQSLATSQASGVAAPSVAECHSKEPERSEQAAGSCPVPELPASSPLQPTVSEPLVPDPPAAKDAAPLPQVCRSQSNPPATSALSEASASREPPGTLTTSRTEAHVTNPQVAGMAAAQSSTADHTSKAGAISESCSVAQDSSIIMQDADLLEGQGLTKMLSDLTKDRTAEEKNSSFTVQGEHSNFPMENSKSSESNVDLPEKQELLLMNSEGDSLSQHHSCISDQEVVSASLIASRQADSPMSTSSGSSRGFSVASMLPDTTREDVTSSTSTSTCNNCTFSEQPDIVALAARAIFDQENLEKGGGGMQVNMRDAISKSTEVASLEREQPTFKPLPAKESNAGPLETPSNKFSAQDTVQANVDRQVEKPSCSVGGVETSNTSLQISASQSPSITSLSVNNLIHQSRIVHPLVSCPSLSQPSEPPSVPATVSLSLPSSSYVNQSPGPAMMNEYAQEQLNAIRANTMQAPQMQESHLKQQGHEGRKDSAKRAVQDDLLLSTAKRQKQCQTAPLRLEGMALMNRTPESIADQTQMLVSQIPPNSSNSVPSVSNQGHTDGLSRLFPSNSNFVTPALRQTEVQCNSQTSISEQQGQAGQHLQPIQHGPSQGISHLHSNHPYLKQQQAGQLRERHHLYQLQHHVTHGENSVHSQPHGVHQQRTIQQEVQMQKKRNLIQGSQATQLSLQQKHHGSDQTRQKGGQPHPHHQQMQQQMQQHFGASQPEKNCENPATSRNHHSHPQSHINQEIMHQQQQDVSSRQQGSASEHVSGHNQMQRLMTSRGLEQQMVSQASIVTRPSDMTCTPHRQERNRVSSYSAEALIGKTPSNSEQRIGISLQGPRVPDQLEMRSYLDVSRNKGLVIHNMQGRISVDHTVGSDVQRLSDCQTFKPAGPNQQPTGNFDVQASRNSEIGNSVPSLRGMQSQAFRIGQNTGPSIERQKRLPYPPVQGIPTGNTLPSRENENTCHQSFMQSLLAPHLGDQVSGSQRSLPEHQRNTQCGASSTIEYNCPPARESVHIRRDGDGQTRESCDMSIGSINTRNSSLNIPFSSSSSSGDIQGRNTSPNISVQKSNPMRMTESHGTKSHMNTPVSSNMHGVVRPTHPHPAVSHGNGEQGQPSVRQPNSSVTQRSRHPLQDNGGSKIRQPERNRSGNQRHGNVFDPSLPHLPLSTSGSMILGRQQSAIEKRGSIVRFMSDGPQVSNDNAAPDQHTLSQNFGFPFIPEGGMNPPINANASFIPPVTQPSATRTPALIPVDPQNTLPSFYPPYSPAHPTLSNDISIPYFPNQMFPNPSTEKPSSGGLNNRFGSILSPPRPVGFAQPSFPLLPDMPPMHMTNTSHLSNFNLTSLFPEIATALPPDGSAMSPLLSIANTSASDSSKQSSNRPAHNISHILGHDCSSAV, encoded by the exons ATGGTGCCCGCCGTGGGGGCGCCGCCGCCCAGCCCGCCCAGCCCGCCg GCTCTCTTCTCTGAAACCATGCCAGAGATGACAGAGAATGAGACACCTACTAAGAAGCAACATCG aaagaaaaaccgGGAGACACATAACGCAG TGGAGAGACATCGAAAAAAGAAGATTAATGCAGGGATAAACAGAATTGGAGAACTCATTCCCTGCTCTCCAGCACTCAAGCAG agcaAGAACATGATCCTGGACCAAGCCTTTAAGTAtataacagaaatgaaaagacagAATGATGAACTTCTGTTAAATGGAGGGAACAACGAACAGG CTGAAGAGATAAAAAAACTCCGGAAACAATTGGATGAACTTCAGAAGGAGAACGGGAGATATATTGAACTACTGAAAGCAAATGATATTTGCCTGTATGATGACCCTACAATCCACTGGAAGGGGAATCTCAAAAATGCAAAGGTTTCGGTTGTTATTCCTGGTGATCAAGTTCAAAAGAACATCATCGTCTATTCAAATGGGAGTCAACCCAATGGAAATAACCAGGGAGCATCTGTCCAGGGAATAACGTTTAACGTTAGTCATAatttacaaaagcaaacagccaATGTTGTGCCAGTTCAGAGAACTTGCAATTTAGTGACTCCTGTGACAATTTCTGGTATTTACCCTGCAGAAAACAAGCCACGGTCTCAGAGTACGGTTTCTCCACTGGCACCCGCTCAGCCAGTCCCAGCAGGGAACGTTCTTGAACTTTCCACCCTAGAGAATGAGCAAGGTGTGCTTGTTACAGCCACCTCACAGAGCACTTCTCAATCTGGAACAGAACAGGAACTACAGCGTTCTCTAAGTAATACATCACAGAATGATCAAAATCTCtccaaaagtaaaaatgatgaGGGGTGCCCGaaattaatgaagaaaacacTCCTGCAGGGAATCAGCCTTCCTTCCAGTGCCTCCACGGAAGCCTCTCAAGTTCAACAGGTGAATGCAACCTGCTCAAAAACACCCAGTTCTAGGAATGAATTTCAAGAAGGCTGTGTAATTTCAACCAGTGACACAGCTTGCGTGCCGTCTGTGAGACTGTCTAGTACAGATAGCTTTTCCTCTGTAAATGTCCTCAAAAGTACAGACTTGGTAAGTAGTGCTGCAATGCCCAtgacttctgcagcagaaggaaTTAAGGCCGTAACGGCAATAAGCACTCTGCCTGCCAGTCCCCTAGAGAACTGCTGGTCTTTTTCAGGCTCTACAGGCGTTGGCACTTCAGACTTGAAAAACATGAGTAGCCTTACACGCATGCCTTCAGCTGGAAACACACAGACCACGTGGACAACTTTGCAGCTAGCAGGCAATACTGTTCAGCCACTAAGCCAAACACCATCCAGCGTGATGACTGCGCTCCTGAATGAGCCCGGTAACAGCACTGGTACTGTatctcctgctcacagcaggCCTTTGACTACAAGCATTAGTCTAAGTACTTCTCTGCCTGGAGATGTGCAGGCAGCTGAACAAATCGTAGTTACCTTGCCCTCATGTCCGTCCTTACCTATGCAGCCATTAATCAGCCAGCCACAGGTTAAAACTCAGGCTGCAGGAAATATCCTTCCACTGAATTCAGCTATGCAGGTGATTCAGATGGCGCAGCCAGTTGCGTCAGCCGTAACAGGAGCACCAGCCAACCAGAATGTCATAATTCTCCAGCCTCCAAACACCACGCCGTGCCCTCCAATCGTGAGAGCAGAAGTCCCTAGCCAAAATGTCAGTCAACAAATTGTAATTATACAAGCTGCTAGTCAGAATCcgcttcctctcctctctgcccagccttctgcttctgtaAGAGTTCCCATGAATGGGCCTACTGCGATCGCAAACTCTAGCAACTCCGTACAAAACGCCCCTCTTCCACAGACTTTTGGGGGGAAACACCTTGTCCATATATTACCAAGACCATCCTCTTTGCCATCTTCTAGCTCTACACAAACATTTTCAGTTACGATGTCAAATCAGCAGCATCCTCAAACTATCTCACTGAACGGGCAGCTTTTTGCATTGCAGCCCGTGATGTCTTCATCTGGAGCTGCGAACCAAGCCCCTATGCAAATTATTCAACCCACCACCAGCGAAGATCCAAATACCAACGTTGCCCTCAATACGTTTGGTGCTTTAGCTAACCTCAATCAAAGCATATCACAAATGGCCGGACAAAGCTGCTTACATTTGTCTCTCAGCCACCCTGCCAATCCCACAACTGTCCATAACCAGATCGCCACGGTTAACTGCGTGTCGTTACCGACTTCGGTGGCATCTGCAATATCTGCAGAGGGTTCAGTCTTAGCTAGTGCATCTAATTCAATAAACACTTCCCCcaaaaaagctgctgctggcttgcCAGCTAATACAAAATCAAAAAggacaaacaaaaagccaagtACTAAAAAACCCGTGGCAGCCAACAGTAAAGTGTCCTGCCCAGCAATTCCTTGCAAAGATGCAGGGAAGGTAGATTGTCCTCCTGCGGAAACTGCAGCAAAGCTTGCAAACAGTGAGGGGCTGCCTGAAACCGTTCCGGCAGCATCGCAATCTTTAGCTACGTCGCAGGCGAGTGGTGTGGCAGCACCAAGCGTTGCTGAGTGTCATTCCAAAGAGCCTGAGCGCTCTGAGCAGGCGGCAGGATCCTGCCCTGTGCCAGAGCTGCCTGCAtcctcacccctgcagcccacggTGTCTGAACCGTTGGTGCCGGACCCGCCGGCTGCCAAAGATGCTGCTCCTCTCCCACAGGTATGTCGGTCTCAGAGCAATCCACCCGCTACTTCTGCCTTGTCAGAGGCTTCTGCATCCCGTGAACCCCCTGGCACCTTAACGACCTCTCGTACTGAAGCACATGTGACAAATCCTCAGGTTGCCGggatggcagcagcacagagcagcacagcagatCACACTTCCAAGGCAGGAGCAATTTCGGAGTCCTGCAGTGTTGCGCAGGATTCTTCAATCATCATGCAAGATGCGGACTTGTTAGAGGGGCAGGGTCTAACCAAAATGCTGTCAGATCTCACAAAAGACAGaacagctgaggaaaaaaactcTTCTTTTACCGTTCAGGGGGAGCATTCTAATTTTCCCATGGAAAACTCGAAATCATCAGAATCAAATGTTGATTTGCCTGAGAAGCAGGAACTTCTGTTAATGAACTCGGAGGGAGATTCTCTCTCCCAGCATCACAGCTGCATTTCTGATCAGGAAGTAGTTAGTGCTTCCCTCattgccagcaggcaggcagactCCCCAATGTCCACCAGCTCTGGTAGCAGTCGAGGCTTCTCAGTGGCATCGATGTTGCCAGATACCACCAGGGAAGATGTTACGAGCAGCACATCAACCAGTACGTGTAACAACTGCACGTTTTCAGAACAACCCGACATCGTAGCTCTTGCAGCAAGAGCTATTTTTGATCAAGAAAACCTTGAgaaaggtggaggaggaatGCAAGTTAACATGAGGGATGCCATCTCTAAGTCAACTGAGGTTGCATCTTTGGAGAGAGAGCAACCGACTTTCAAACCTTTACCAGCGAAAGAAAGCAATGCAGGGCCATTAGAAACACCATCCAACAAATTCAGTGCTCAGGATACGGTGCAAGCAAATGTTGATAGACAAGTTGAAAAACCAAGCTGTTCTGTAGGAGGTGTGGAGACCTCAAACACTTCTTTGCAGATTTCAGCCTCCCAGTCACCAAGCATAACCAGTTTAAGCGTGAATAATCTAATACACCAGAGCCGCATTGTCCATCCCCTTGTGAGTTGCCCAAGTTTATCCCAGCCTTCAGAGCCGCCAAGTGTTCCTGCAACGGTGAGCCTCTCCCTCCCATCTAGTTCGTATGTCAACCAGTCTCCGGGACCAGCTATGATGAATGAATATGCTCAGGAGCAACTGAATGCTATCAGGGCAAACACCATGCAGGCCCCCCAGATGCAGGAATCACACTTAAAGCAGCAAGGCCACGAAGGTCGCAAAGACTCTGCCAAGCGGGCTGTGCAAGACGACCTTCTGCTCTCCACAGCAAAGAGGCAAAAGCAGTGCCAGACAGCACCTCTGAGGCTCGAAGGGATGGCGCTGATGAACCGAACACCAGAGAGCATTGCTGATCAAACGCAGATGCTGGTCAGTCAGATTCCTCCTAACTCATCAAATTCAGTGCCATCAGTGAGCAATCAAGGGCACACGGATGGCCTTAGCAGGTTATTCCCATCAAACAGCAACTTCGTAACGCCAGCTTTGCGACAAACTGAAGTTCAGTGCAACTCTCAAACATCGATTTCAGAACAGCAAGGTCAAGCAGGGCAGCACTTGCAGCCGATTCAGCATGGACCTTCTCAAGGCATATCTCATCTCCACAGTAATCATCCCTACTTaaaacagcagcaggctgggcagTTAAGAGAAAGGCACCACTTGTACCAGCTGCAGCACCATGTCACTCACGGGGAAAACTCAGTCCACTCTCAACCCCATGGTGTCCACCAGCAGCGAACAATACAGCAGGAGGTGCAAATGCAAAAGAAACGAAATCTTATCCAGGGAAGCCAAGCCACGCAACTTTCTCTACAGCAGAAACACCATGGAAGTGATCAGACGCGGCAAAAAGGTGGTCAGCCTCATCCTCACCACCAGCAAATGCAGCAGCAGATGCAGCAGCACTTTGGAGCTTCCCAGCCTGAAAAGAACTGTGAAAACCCCGCAACAAGCAGAAACCATCACAGCCACCCTCAGAGCCATATAAACCAGGAAATTATGCATCAGCAGCAACAAGATGTTAGCAGCAGACAGCAAGGTTCAGCTTCTGAACATGTGTCAGGGCATAATCAGATGCAGAGGCTTATGACCTCGAGGGGCTTAGAGCAGCAAATGGTGTCCCAGGCAAGTATTGTAACCAGGCCATCGGATATGACTTGCACTCCTCACAGGCAGGAGAGAAACAGGGTCTCCAGCTACTCTGCTGAAGCACTCATTGGGAAGACACCCTCTAATTCAGAGCAGAGAATAGGAATCTCTCTTCAAGGCCCTAGAGTTCCTGACCAGCTCGAAATGAGAAGCTATCTCGATGTTTCTAGGAATAAAGGGTTGGTCATTCATAATATGCAGGGCCGTATATCTGTCGATCATACGGTTGGCTCAGATGTGCAACGGCTGTCTGATTGTCAGACCTTTAAGCCAGCAGGACCCAATCAACAGCCAACAGGCAATTTTGACGTACAAGCCTCAAGGAACAGCGAAATTGGTAATTCTGTGCCATCCCTCAGGGGCATGCAGTCGCAAGCTTTCCGAATTGGTCAAAATACCGGGCCGTCCATTGAAAGACAGAAGAGGTTGCCTTACCCACCAGTGCAGGGTATTCCAACAGGAAATACCCTTCCATCAAGGGAGAATGAAAACACATGCCACCAAAGTTTTATGCAGAGTTTACTCGCCCCTCACCTCGGAGACCAAGTTAGCGGAAGCCAAAGATCCCTCCCAGAGCATCAGAGGAATACGCAGTGTGGCGCATCCTCCACGATTGAGTACAACTGCCCCCCGGCACGAGAGAGCGTCCACATCCGAAGGGATGGTGACGGTCAGACCAGGGAAAGCTGTGACATGTCTATTGGTTCAATTAACACGAGGAACAGTTCTTTAAATATTCCTTTCTCGAGTTCTTCTTCCTCGGGAGACATTCAGGGTCGAAATACAAGCCCAAACATTTCCGTACAGAAGTCCAATCCCATGAGGATGACCGAGAGCCATGGGACGAAGAGTCACATGAATACGCCAGTTTCTAGCAACATGCATGGAGTCGTGAGGCCCACTCACCCTCACCCTGCAGTTTCTCATGGAAATGGTGAACAAGGGCAACCATCCGTTCGTCAGCCAAATTCTTCAGTTACTCAACGATCCAGGCATCCTCTGCAAGATAACGGAGGCTCTAAAATACGTCAGCCCGAAAGGAACCGGTCTGGAAATCAAAGACACGGGAATGTCTTTGACCCTAGTCTTCCCCATCTTCCCCTGTCTACCAGTGGCAGTATGATCCTCGGGCGCCAGCAGTCTGCGATAGAAAAAAGAGGGAGCATCGTCCGCTTTATGTCGGATGGCCCCCAGGTGTCTAACGATAACGCAGCCCCCGACCAACACACGCTCTCCCAGAACTTCGGCTTCCCTTTTATTCCAGAGGGTGGCATGAACCCGCCAATAAACGCCAACGCGTCTTTCATCCCACCCGTTACCCAGCCTAGTGCCACTCGGACACCAGCCCTAATCCCGGTCGATCCTCAAAACACGCTGCCGTCCTTCTACCCGCCATACTCCCCCGCCCATCCCACTCTTTCCAATGACATTTCTATCCCTTACTTCCCCAATCAAATGTTCCCTAATCCAAGCACAGAAAAGCCAAGCAGCGGAGGTTTGAACAATCGGTTTGGATCCATTTTGTCCCCTCCCCGGCCTGTTGGTTTTGCTCAGCCGAGTTTTCCTTTGCTTCCGGACATGCCGCCGATGCACATGACCAACACGTCACACTTATCCAATTTTAACTTGACGTCTTTGTTCCCAGAAATAGCCACAGCTCTTCCTCCAGATGGTTCAGCAATGTCGCCTTTGCTTTCCATTGCAAACACATCTGCTTCAGATTCTTCCAAGCAGTCCTCAAACCGACCTGCCCACAATATAAGCCATATTCTAGGTCACGATTGCAGTTCAGCTGTATGA